The Lactuca sativa cultivar Salinas chromosome 2, Lsat_Salinas_v11, whole genome shotgun sequence genome includes the window gatttcgtccactccttcTTTTAGGAGTCCATCAACCTaacttgcaactatcaatgatttacaATACTAGTCCCCGTTCTTTTCAATTAGTTCCTTTaatccaaaattaattccaaattaatttctgattaataataattaaataatatgatttctcaattaatatattattcttataatatattaataaatcatttatcaacctctttctccaaaattcatcctgtcaagttgctatggtgaaggcaacccaaaaggaccaagtTATTATTAGAtcaagttcataccaattatagttatgggcttagacacctaatccaacaagaaaACATAAGTGAGGGTTATGTTATCTTGTtcctttatgttgatgacatgcaTATTATTGGTAACAACGATAAAATTGTTCAATCAACAAAGAACATTCTAAAGGAAAGATTTGACATGAAAGATATAGGTTTGGAAGATGTCATTCTTGGTGTGAAAATCACAAGGACTACAAATGGACTTACCTTAAGTCAAACCTATTATATGGACAAAATCCTTGAGAAGTTCAAATCTGGTGATACTAATGTGGCTAGGACAGCAATTGATACAAGTCACCATCTAAGTAAACATAAAGGTGAAGGAGTTGCACAAGTCAAAATATGCAAGAATTATTGGTCGTTTGATGTACCTTATGAGTTGTACCAAACCTAACTTAGCCTTTGCAATAAGCAGACTAAGAAGATATACCAGTAATCCGAGTGATGAACACTGGAagagtatgaaacaagtattacAATTATGGGTTGCAATATACAAGATATCCCGAGGAGATAGAAGTGTATAGTGATGCAAATTAGATATATGAAATTAAAGATTCCAAGTCAATCAGTGGGTTTCTGTTCACACTTGGAGGTGGAGCTATATAATGGAAATCTTCAAAACAAACAGTTATATCTAGATCCATAATGGAATCTGAGTTTATAGCACTTGATAAAAGTGGTGAAGAAGCTGGATGGCTACGGAAATTTCAGGAATATATATCAGGATGGGCTAAACCAGATTCTGCAATCTCAGTCCATTGCGATAATTAATCGGAAATTGGACGGGAAAACAATGATATGTATAATGGTAAGTATTGACATATCTGTCAAAGACACAACATCATTCGACAACTACTCTCAACTGGAGTTATCTCAATTGACTACATAAGGTCCAAGGATAAGATTGTGGATCCGCTAACCAAATGGCTAATTAGGGAGTTAGTTACAAAGTCATCAAGAGGAATGAGATTAAAACCCATGAACGAATAAGTTATTATTAAGGAAAATCCAACCTAGTTGATTGGAGATCCCAAGATCTAGGTTCAATGGAACAACCTACTTGCATATAACATATGTAGGATCACTGTGGGGATCAACCCCAACCCATTCCTATAAATAAATAGTAATGCAAGTTAAGCTTATAGTAATTGATGATAAGTTACACATCATCAAACTTTAGCTTTTAATGATTCTGATATAATCACCTATGTGAGAGATAAGTGGGATCGATTCAAAAGGAATTGAATGAGAAAGTTCCTAAGAGCTCTTATAGAATCAGACAAGTGTCCATGACCATAACAAACACATCAATGAGAACCTTACTAGGTCAGGGAAAATCATGTGAGATATGTATGGATTATTTACACAAATGAAGGAACAGTTCAACTGGCCTATCAGTAAAATAAATATGTATCTTAAGGTAAAGTTCAAAGGGTAGAACCTACTTATCCTATGCATGATTAAACTGCTGGATTTTACCTAAGCAACTTGAAATCGTTGAAGCAATTTTCATTCatgtgggggattgttggaaaaTTAGCTTTACTAATTTcttaaaaacgattttttttttacatttttgagCACGCATTTTAAActctaaatataataataaaaaaaaaggatAAATGATTATATATTCATGTTCTCCTCCGTGCTACCTTCATTTTGATATATTACATGTACAAAATCGATTAAAATTGAAAGAGAAATTACTTGTCAAACTAAAGTAGTTGAAAGAGATTAAAAAGGAGTTAAATGGGTTTTGttcatcccacattggtggaagtaTGAAAAGAAAATGAGTTTATAACTACAAAGACTAGCTATCTTTGTAAAACTTATAGAGCCAAGGCTCTCTCTTGTGTGTGCAAGCATGGGGGTACAAATGCGAGTCAGTTTGGCATCGATTCACTAAACTTGCGTCCGAGCGTGTGTCCTGCGGGTATGAATACACCACCGGTCAACCAGAAAAGTTCAAAGACCCTTTGCAATTATTTTCTTTTCGTTTAACGGTTACAAAACCAAATTAAAGACTATTAATAATAGATTTTGGTTTTGATCTACCTATAAATTAAatacacatcacataaatagatAGTATTGTTTTAggtaaaattttaataaaaaatgttagttagattcattttgagtttttgaaccaaatttattaaataaaaatatttaatatttatataagaGCAATTTGGTGTTTTAATACAGtaatttttaacataaatgatccacgtgatatttgttttatcacaATATGATGCGACTTATTGATTAAAACATGTTGTGTAGTAGCTTTATGAATTGACTTTGTTCGGTATACAAACCCCCATGGAGACTCATATGACACTTTTCATATTGGTCATGTAAAACCAAAAGCAACAATAAGTTGTTATATGTACCAGCAATGttaaattttgtaaaaaaatttgAGAAACATTACAATTAAAGTGCATTGCCATAGCCATAAACATCCAACTCATACATTGTAATTTGGTCAATTTCTAAAGTATTTTTTCCTTATaagaattaaaatatgatttttcaggTTACACCTAATCAGATATACATATCTTCCgatcaaataaattattacaaaaaagccttgttatgaacaaaaatataatattagtttcataatttgccaaaggTTAACACGaataaataataatgaacttTCACAAATCTTTCATTTTGGTCACTGCATCTAACTAACAAATGAATTTCAGTTTAGAGGATTGATTCAAGAAATGCATCCATGACTTCTTGTAGCTGAATTTGGGGGAATGCTAAGACCTATTAAGATATGTGGGAATGGTCTATGAGACTACAGTTGGTTTCTGGAGGGCAATACAAATTCAAAATGTTAACACATATCTTTCCTCTAGTAGATTGATTAATTTTTGTATGACATCTCAACAGGAATATAGTAATAACAGTTAATAAGAACAAAGTAAATGCATGAAATTAGAGAAAAATAAGGAGACAGAGTAAAGAAAGAACCTGGAAAAAACAAATTGAGAAGAACATCATTGAAGAAGAGCATTATAAATCGTACGACTCAATCCAAAATCGTAAGAATAAAAAATTCAATGTAATTCTATAttctccctccgtcccaaattgatagtccacttttgacttttgaagtctttattcttcaatattgactttaaatatttttatttgtgttatatattacttgacaaaacttataacaatgaaaaaacatttaaaatacaattcattcatatattttgcgcCAAATGTTATCTATCAAACACacaaatatttaaggtcaaagttgaagaaaaaagattttaaaaatcaaaagtggacgattaatttgggacggaggtagtatgtatatatatatatatatatatatatatatatatatatatatatatatatatatatatatatatatatatatatatatatatatatatatatatataggaaatcaTTATCTTCCAAAAAATTAGGTTCCTAAAATATCAACTTGGAGATTTTCGGCTATTCATCTGGAAAAAAAAAGATATCAGTTATATTGATTTAAGATTTCAAATTAGTTAACttgcttatttaatgagttttaaaattcaaaccGTTATCTCAAATTGATTCATTTTACGTAGGATATACTGAGAAataaattatgaataatattGACTTTAATTTTGACTCACAAATATTTTGTTGATTTAATGAGATTGGATTAGATTTTGTGGGTTAATAACCGAATTATTGATATGTTTATTTaatgagttaaaaaaaaaaacctaaacgGGTTTGTATTTTGAAGCCAAAATCTATAAATAAGGGAGTTATATTAGaaacaatgttaattataaaatctGATATCCcgtatataaatagaatgatatgtttcaattgataacataattgttTCATTGTTGAATTAAAGGTTCTCTTGTAATAATATTTAGATATGAATGAAACTAATATGTTTAAAGTAGATTGATTCATTTTTTTCATGACTTCTCAACAGGAATACAATAATAAGATGTAATAAGAAGATAGGGTAAATGCAAGAAATTGGAgaatttgaagaaaaacaaagtAAAGAAAGAACCTAGAAAAAAGAGTTGAAGAAAAACATTGCTAAAGAAGAACACTGTAAATTATAGGACTCAATTCAAAATCGTAAAAATAACAACTTCAATGTAATCGTATATATATGgtgtttttgaataatcaaatcattattttctaaaaaaatgggATTCTAAGATATCATCTTGAAGATTTTCGGCTATTAATctagaaaaaaagaaagaaatcaGTTATGTTGATTCAAATTTACAAATTAATTAACTTgcttattttatgagttttaaaattcaaatcatTATCTCAAATCGATTCATTTATGTGAGATATTCTGTGAGATAAATTATAAATGATAGTGATTTTAATTTTGACTctcaaatattttgcaaatttaattggattagattagattttataGATTAATAACCAAATTAATGATATGTTTATTTAAAgaggtatttaaaaaaaaacggattttaaTTTTGAAGCTAAAAACTATAAATAAGGAAGTTAAATTagaaacaatattaattatagaaattgATATCTtctatataaatagaatgatatgtttTAATTGACAACATAATTGTTGAATTTAAAGattatataattaaatgtaattgtgtttAAATTTTATTTGGGAAAGATGTTGTTatcaatttgatctaatggtgGAAAACATATGATTGAAATATAATCAAAGGTCCTGATTGCTTCATTGATGATTTAAAGGttcttttttaataatatttagagatataAATTGAACATCTTTCTCTCTTGTGCTTTTGCTTCTTCTTCGATCCATATTTTGATGCAACCAAGGTATAACGCGAACAAAGTGAGGGTTCGGGTaatctaaaaaaaattgttttctaCATTTGTATTCTAAAAAAACAAACATCTATATATGACGAATTTGTTTTAAGGAAACTGTATTAAACACATGCCTAGACagattttattttttgttctttCGTGAGATATTGAGTTAATTATATTTTCCTAACAATTTCCACATTCACCAGCTTCATATTGAGGAGGAAAGTTTGTAAGATAATAGGTGAGCTAACTTCTCAATTGTGACATCGTTAAAGCAACGAGACTTTCTATCCTTCTCTCCCCCCTTCTACCGATTCTTGAAATTCCAGACCCATCCATCCGTCAATACCATTCTGCAACACCAAAAATAACCCCTCCCCCACCCAGCGATCACCCTCGCCGGAGAATAGATCGGCCAACAGACTCAAAAAGTGTTGGAAATTAAAGAAAAAGACAGCActgttagggttttttttttaaatcaaccgtCTCTTTCTTTTTACAACATAATCATGCTTCATAAGATATATCAAATCAACCGTATCTTTCTTTTTACAACATAATCATGCTTGATAAGTCGTAAATATTACACTTATTTAAATGCATGCAAAATTAAGTTACATCAAGGCTGTGCAACCATTCAATTAATCACTGTGTGCATTACATTCACCCAGAAAACTCCAAGACCTTCATGGTTGTTTTGCTAACATAAGATAttggagataaaaaaaaaaaaaaagcaaaaagggAAGTGAAAACAACGTAAATAAAGCCTTGCAAACAATGATAGATTCATATATATAGTCCATGCATACTGGTTGTTAATACGAAGTTTACTTTCAGTAGTTCCACAGATTGCCTCCACCAAAATAATATGCGCCATTGTCCGGGGGACTATAATCGATCCTTGGTGGACTTAGGAGCATTCCTTCCGCCATATCCAATAACAGATTTGGCATGCCAAACACTGCTTCATCATCCATAAATACACCAGTAGAAGGGGCTGTATATATATTATCTGCAGCATCCACCGTCATGCTTCCTTCACCACTTTCATAAGCCGGTGATCGAGCAGCAGCTGCTCTTGCTGCTGCAGCACGGATGTCGCCAGCCGTAGGACACTCAGGAAGCGTATTTGATAGAACAGATTCTGGAAAGTTTAGCACCGCATGCGTACCTTTAAGTGCCAATGTGGCGACGTCGTAAGCAGCGGCTGCCATCTCCGGTGTGGGATACGTGCCAAGCCATATGCGACTTGACTTGTTCGGTTCACGAATTTCAGACACCCATTTCCCAGCTCGCAACCGGATTCCATGGTAAACTGGGTGGCGGGTCGAGGAGGAGCCGCCAGCTTCTGTAGAGTGAGAAGTATCATATTCGGGTAGCTGAAAAGCGGAGGAGTTGCTGCGTCGACGGTTCGCCATGCAATGTTATGAGTTGGTGTCTGTGTAGTTATAGACGGATGGATTCTGTTGATGACGGTGGTCCATCTTAACTGGAATCCTAAACATTATGCAGCGTGGCGACTTCGCGGATGTGCTGAAAGGTTCTTACAAGTTTTTAAGTAGACCCTCTATTTTAGAAGTAATGCATATAAGGTCCCTAGCTAATCAATTACTATTATGGATTTAAACTGCATAACAATAAAAATCGCAATaagatttttttgaaaaataaaataagaaataataaaaccatatAACGATCAACAATACACTCGAAAAATTAGTTTAGAATATTATCTCAAACCTTAACAAAACACTCGAAAAATCTTTTGCACCTGACCTGCTGCATTTTATTTGTCAACGAacgtttttaactttttattatcAA containing:
- the LOC111903275 gene encoding ethylene-responsive transcription factor ERF024; the encoded protein is MANRRRSNSSAFQLPEYDTSHSTEAGGSSSTRHPVYHGIRLRAGKWVSEIREPNKSSRIWLGTYPTPEMAAAAYDVATLALKGTHAVLNFPESVLSNTLPECPTAGDIRAAAARAAAARSPAYESGEGSMTVDAADNIYTAPSTGVFMDDEAVFGMPNLLLDMAEGMLLSPPRIDYSPPDNGAYYFGGGNLWNY